From the genome of Flavobacterium luteolum, one region includes:
- a CDS encoding GlsB/YeaQ/YmgE family stress response membrane protein gives MEFLYFLLIGAISGWLAGQIWKGAGFGLIGNIIVGIIGGFIGGWIAGKLGIGGGGLLWQILIAVGGAWVLLFIISLIKK, from the coding sequence ATGGAATTTTTATATTTCTTACTTATAGGTGCCATTTCTGGATGGCTAGCTGGTCAAATCTGGAAAGGTGCCGGCTTTGGTTTAATTGGCAATATTATCGTCGGAATCATAGGAGGTTTTATCGGAGGATGGATTGCCGGAAAACTTGGTATTGGAGGCGGAGGCCTTCTGTGGCAGATTCTGATTGCTGTAGGGGGTGCATGGGTTTTATTATTTATAATTAGCCTCATCAAAAAATAA
- the aqpZ gene encoding aquaporin Z translates to MKKLFAEFFGTYWLVFGGCGSAIFAAGIPDLGIGFAGVALAFGLTVLTMAYAVGHISGGHFNPAVSFGLWAGGRFSAKDLIPYIIAQCVGAAAAAGTLYTIASGKAGFAIDNTKAGAFASNGFGAFSPDGYSLQSAFIAEFVLTLFFLLVILGATDKFANGRFAGIAIGLALTLIHLISIPITNTSVNPARSLSQAIFVGGEPLSQVWLFWVAPILGALAAGFLYKTLLQNHAEA, encoded by the coding sequence ATGAAAAAATTATTTGCAGAGTTTTTTGGAACTTATTGGCTTGTTTTTGGAGGATGCGGAAGTGCTATTTTTGCTGCCGGAATTCCTGACCTAGGAATTGGATTTGCTGGTGTTGCGCTGGCATTTGGTTTAACTGTGCTTACAATGGCTTATGCTGTTGGCCATATTTCTGGTGGTCACTTTAATCCCGCTGTTTCTTTTGGTTTATGGGCTGGCGGAAGATTTTCTGCCAAAGATCTTATTCCGTATATTATTGCACAATGTGTTGGAGCCGCAGCAGCTGCAGGAACTTTATACACAATAGCTTCTGGAAAGGCTGGTTTTGCAATAGACAATACAAAAGCTGGCGCCTTTGCATCTAATGGTTTTGGAGCTTTTTCTCCTGATGGTTATTCGTTACAATCTGCTTTTATTGCAGAATTTGTCCTTACATTATTCTTTTTATTGGTGATTTTAGGAGCAACTGATAAATTTGCAAATGGCAGATTTGCTGGAATCGCAATTGGTTTGGCACTGACTTTAATACACTTAATCAGTATTCCAATTACGAACACTTCTGTAAATCCAGCGAGATCTTTATCTCAGGCAATTTTTGTTGGAGGAGAACCATTATCTCAGGTTTGGCTGTTTTGGGTCGCCCCTATTCTTGGTGCATTAGCTGCAGGTTTTCTATATAAAACACTGCTTCAAAATCATGCAGAAGCATAG
- a CDS encoding DoxX family protein — MILPWHLYLMAFLYILAGLNHFRNPGMYIKIIPPAFKNPKLINILSGAAEIILGIFLVLPFSSNFAAWGIIVLLIAVFPANLYMFQNKKAGFGLPRWILFVRLPLQFVLIYWAYQYTF, encoded by the coding sequence ATGATTCTACCTTGGCATTTGTATTTAATGGCTTTCCTTTATATTCTTGCTGGGCTAAATCATTTTAGAAATCCTGGAATGTATATAAAAATCATTCCACCCGCATTTAAAAACCCCAAATTAATAAATATTTTAAGTGGTGCCGCCGAGATTATTCTGGGCATCTTTTTAGTCCTGCCTTTTTCATCAAATTTTGCCGCGTGGGGAATTATAGTGCTGTTAATTGCTGTTTTCCCTGCCAATTTGTACATGTTTCAAAATAAAAAAGCAGGTTTTGGTTTACCAAGATGGATTTTATTTGTACGTTTGCCCTTACAATTTGTTTTAATTTATTGGGCTTACCAATATACATTCTAA
- a CDS encoding EamA family transporter: MTSQNNVLKGVFLVALGATTYGMLATFVKIAYSEGYTTAEVTTSQFIYGILGILLINLFQRIKNKNKPAIKASRKNIFSLMLAGTSLGMTSLFYYLAVKYIPVSIGIVLLMQTVWMGVLLEMILEKKLPSKQKVIAVFIVLFGTVLATNIINSDIQLDWRGLVWGMLAAASFTTTMFTANSVATEISSAQRSLYMLLGGAIIVFSFAFATQVTAFNMEIFLKWGIVLALFGTIIPPLLMTAGFPLTGIGLGSIVSALELPVSVMMAYVLLNEKVIFSQWLGIALIILAIIIMNVNFKSKK; the protein is encoded by the coding sequence ATGACGTCGCAAAATAATGTATTAAAAGGTGTTTTTCTTGTTGCTTTGGGAGCAACTACTTACGGAATGCTAGCTACTTTTGTAAAAATAGCTTATTCTGAAGGCTACACAACTGCAGAAGTAACGACCTCACAATTTATTTACGGAATTCTTGGAATTCTTCTAATCAATCTTTTTCAGCGCATTAAAAATAAAAACAAACCTGCCATAAAAGCATCTCGTAAAAATATTTTCAGTTTAATGCTTGCAGGAACTTCATTAGGAATGACCAGCCTATTTTATTATTTGGCTGTAAAATACATTCCTGTTTCTATCGGAATCGTTTTATTGATGCAAACCGTTTGGATGGGTGTTTTACTTGAAATGATTTTAGAAAAAAAACTGCCTTCAAAACAAAAAGTCATTGCTGTCTTTATTGTACTTTTCGGAACTGTTTTAGCCACAAATATTATCAATAGTGATATCCAATTAGACTGGAGAGGTTTAGTTTGGGGAATGTTGGCTGCTGCGTCTTTCACTACAACTATGTTTACTGCTAATAGTGTTGCAACCGAAATTTCGTCTGCGCAAAGAAGCCTTTATATGCTTTTAGGTGGAGCTATAATTGTATTTTCGTTTGCTTTTGCAACGCAGGTTACAGCCTTCAATATGGAAATCTTCTTAAAATGGGGAATTGTATTGGCACTATTCGGAACTATCATTCCACCCCTATTAATGACAGCTGGATTTCCGTTAACTGGAATCGGACTGGGAAGCATTGTGTCTGCCCTTGAACTGCCAGTTTCTGTAATGATGGCTTATGTTTTATTAAACGAGAAAGTAATCTTTTCTCAATGGCTTGGTATTGCATTAATTATTCTGGCCATAATTATTATGAATGTAAATTTCAAGTCAAAAAAATAA